In the genome of Magnolia sinica isolate HGM2019 chromosome 2, MsV1, whole genome shotgun sequence, one region contains:
- the LOC131228303 gene encoding lignin-forming anionic peroxidase-like: MGLHVVRPTSCFRNPIACVLATMFWLLLLTIPSQAHLSPTFYQNTCPRALTTIRTAIRTAIARERRMAASLVRLHFHDCFVQGCDGSVLLDDSPSIESEQNAPQNFESARGFEVIDDVKSQVENVCPGVVSCADILAVAARDASVYVGGPTWTVKLGRRDSTTASQSQAASNLPRFTDSLETLLDSFSSKGLNARDMVALSGAHTIGQAACATFRDRVYNESNIDAGFASTRRRGCPSVGGDGNLAPLDLVTPNSFDNNYFKNLIQRKGLLQSDQVLFSGGSTDGIVTEYSKNRATFNSDFAAAMVKMGDISPLTGTSGQIRRLCGVVN; the protein is encoded by the exons ATGGGATTGCATGTTGTGAGACCAACAAGCTGTTTTCGCAATCCTATTGCATGTGTTCTTGCTACCATGTTCTGGTTGTTGTTGTTGACCATCCCAAGCCAAGCCCATCTATCACCTACATTCTACCAAAATACATGTCCAAGAGCCCTCACTACGATTCGGACTGCCATAAGGACCGCGATTGCACGAGAGCGTAGAATGGCGGCATCCCTTGTTCGCCTCCATTTCCACGATTGCTTTGTTCAG GGATGTGATGGATCAGTCTTACTCGACGACTCTCCTTCAATTGAAAGCGAGCAGAATGCGCCTCAGAATTTCGAGTCTGCGAGAGGATTCGAAGTCATTGACGAtgtaaaatctcaagtggaaaaTGTGTGCCCAGGAGTCGTATCATGTGCCGATATACTTGCTGTCGCGGCAAGGGATGCTTCTGTATAT GTGGGTGGCCCAACATGGACGGTGAAGCTTGGAAGAAGAGACTCCACAACTGCAAGCCAATCCCAAGCAGCAAGCAACCTTCCAAGGTTCACAGACAGCCTAGAAACCCTCTTAGACTCCTTCAGTAGCAAGGGCCTCAATGCAAGAGATATGGTTGCACTCTCAG GTGCGCATACAATCGGTCAAGCGGCATGTGCAACCTTCCGAGACAGAGTATACAACGAATCTAACATCGATGCCGGCTTTGCAAGCACTCGCAGACGTGGTTGTCCTTCCGTCGGCGGGGACGGCAACCTGGCCCCACTTGATTTGGTTACACCCAACTCATTCGACAACAACTACTTCAAGAACCTGATCCAACGGAAAGGTCTGTTACAGTCTGACCAGGTTCTCTTTAGTGGAGGATCGACAGATGGTATTGTTACAGAGTATAGCAAAAACCGAGCGACTTTCAACTCAGATTTTGCAGCAGCAATGGTGAAGATGGGAGACATCAGTCCTCTAACCGGCACATCTGGACAAATAAGGAGATTGTGCGGTGTCGTCAACTGA